Proteins encoded within one genomic window of Actinomycetota bacterium:
- a CDS encoding FAD-dependent oxidoreductase, translating to MPERLVVIGGDAAGMAAASQARKRRGPDDLEILAFERGNHTSYSACGIPYYVGHVVEDFQDLIVRTPEEFRNKQSIDVRIRHEVTEVDLGVRTVHVRDLDNEREFTQQFDRLVVATGATPLRPRLDGSDATGIFGVQVLDDGLAIEQFLHNEDPKRAVVVGGGYVGLEMAEALVERGLDVTLVERAPHPMLTLDEDMGGLVTDALTAIGVEVRVREGVTGFVSDGGFVTGVATDRGTIDTDLVVLGLGARPNSELAQRAGIPIGPSGGIKVDRRMRTEVDGVWAAGDCTEKFHLVSRKPVTIALGTHANKEGRVAGINIGGGYETFPGVVGTAVTKVCGIQIARTGLKEDEAAAAGFRYVSATVDSTTRAGYFPGAAPIKTKLIVELNSGRLLGAQIVGKEGAAKRIDVLAAALWNEMTVDEMLNMDLSYAPPFAPVWDPVLIAARKAWEKVEDNLRR from the coding sequence ATGCCAGAGCGGCTCGTTGTCATCGGTGGCGACGCCGCGGGTATGGCGGCCGCCTCACAGGCGCGCAAGCGGCGGGGGCCGGACGACCTCGAGATCCTCGCTTTCGAGCGCGGCAACCACACCTCTTATTCCGCCTGCGGGATCCCGTACTACGTGGGTCACGTCGTCGAGGACTTCCAAGACCTGATCGTCCGCACCCCGGAAGAGTTCCGCAACAAGCAGTCGATCGACGTGCGGATACGTCACGAGGTCACCGAGGTCGACCTCGGTGTCCGGACCGTGCACGTTCGCGACCTGGACAACGAGCGGGAGTTCACCCAGCAGTTCGACCGGCTGGTTGTCGCGACGGGCGCGACGCCGCTGCGTCCGCGGCTCGACGGCTCGGATGCGACCGGGATCTTCGGCGTGCAGGTCCTTGACGACGGTCTTGCGATCGAGCAGTTCCTCCACAATGAGGACCCGAAGCGGGCGGTGGTTGTCGGCGGCGGCTACGTCGGCCTGGAGATGGCGGAGGCGTTGGTCGAGCGCGGCCTAGATGTCACGCTGGTGGAGCGCGCTCCGCACCCGATGTTGACCCTGGACGAAGACATGGGCGGGCTGGTGACCGATGCGCTCACGGCGATCGGTGTGGAGGTGCGTGTCCGCGAAGGGGTCACCGGGTTCGTCTCCGACGGCGGGTTCGTCACCGGCGTCGCAACCGACCGGGGCACGATCGACACCGATCTCGTCGTGCTGGGTCTGGGGGCGCGCCCGAACTCCGAGCTCGCACAACGGGCCGGGATCCCGATCGGACCCAGTGGCGGGATCAAGGTCGATCGCAGGATGCGAACCGAGGTCGACGGTGTGTGGGCCGCGGGCGACTGCACCGAGAAGTTCCACCTCGTCTCGCGGAAACCAGTGACGATCGCTCTCGGCACGCATGCCAACAAGGAGGGTCGCGTCGCCGGCATCAACATCGGGGGCGGGTACGAGACGTTCCCAGGTGTAGTGGGGACCGCGGTCACCAAAGTTTGCGGGATCCAGATCGCACGGACGGGGCTGAAAGAGGACGAAGCCGCGGCGGCGGGCTTCCGCTACGTCAGCGCGACCGTCGACTCCACCACGAGAGCCGGTTACTTCCCTGGCGCGGCGCCCATAAAGACGAAGCTCATCGTCGAGCTCAACTCCGGAAGGCTGCTGGGCGCGCAGATCGTCGGCAAGGAGGGGGCCGCGAAGCGGATCGACGTTCTCGCGGCGGCTCTATGGAACGAGATGACGGTGGACGAGATGCTGAACATGGACCTCAGCTACGCCCCGCCCTTCGCCCCCGTGTGGGACCCGGTTCTCATAGCGGCGCGCAAGGCGTGGGAGAAGGTCGAGGACAACCTGCGTCGGTAG
- a CDS encoding prenyltransferase, which translates to MATSTVKDLFDDISTFSHAVIAYVGDDGYPINVAADFRADAASGTIRLERPKVPVEPREGAEVNVTFSHVRPYPGVGYDQRRYVSVWGKVTKVNGSLEVKPERTHGWDEDRLHFFELCERSVPSAHRYMQKLSEERGEPVKTKMSLGWLIFLATRVPFLTATFVPILLGAMVARNDGFSAWWLFALALLGGSAIHLGLNVANDVSDATSGADTANANPTMFSGGSRMIQYGLVSLRTMRLVSIACYAVGIGIGLYLTATRGIELLWIGIAGVFLSIFYTAPPLKLVHRGVGEIAVALGFGPIMVLGTYFVIAQRLTFEAFYASLPVAIFIMLVLYVNQVPDKPADAKTGKRTIVVRLPKEAIIKGYAASVVVAFALIAIGALTGIMPIWTLLALGTIPLALKVHKALTSHYESPYELMDGMAKNIMLHLFAGLALSMGYLIAIFV; encoded by the coding sequence ATGGCGACCTCGACTGTGAAGGACCTGTTCGACGACATCTCGACGTTCTCCCATGCCGTCATCGCGTACGTGGGCGACGACGGATACCCGATCAACGTGGCTGCGGATTTCAGAGCCGACGCCGCAAGCGGCACGATCCGGCTCGAGCGGCCGAAGGTGCCGGTCGAGCCGCGCGAGGGGGCCGAGGTGAACGTGACCTTCAGCCACGTGCGGCCTTACCCCGGCGTCGGCTACGACCAGCGCCGCTACGTCAGCGTGTGGGGCAAGGTGACCAAGGTGAACGGGTCACTGGAGGTCAAGCCGGAACGAACCCACGGCTGGGACGAGGACCGGCTCCACTTCTTCGAACTGTGCGAGCGAAGCGTTCCGTCTGCTCATCGCTACATGCAGAAGCTCAGCGAGGAACGTGGCGAGCCCGTCAAGACGAAGATGTCGTTGGGCTGGCTGATCTTCCTTGCGACCCGCGTCCCGTTCCTAACGGCGACCTTCGTACCGATCCTGCTGGGTGCGATGGTCGCGCGCAACGACGGGTTCTCGGCGTGGTGGTTGTTCGCGTTGGCGTTGCTGGGCGGCTCCGCGATCCACCTCGGGCTCAACGTCGCTAACGACGTGTCGGATGCCACCAGCGGAGCGGATACGGCGAACGCGAACCCGACCATGTTCAGCGGTGGCTCGCGGATGATCCAGTACGGGCTGGTCAGCCTGAGAACCATGCGGCTGGTCTCGATCGCCTGTTATGCCGTCGGCATCGGGATAGGTCTCTACCTCACAGCGACCAGGGGGATCGAGCTTCTCTGGATCGGCATCGCCGGCGTCTTCCTCTCCATCTTCTACACCGCGCCGCCATTGAAGCTCGTGCACAGGGGGGTCGGCGAGATCGCGGTTGCGCTCGGCTTCGGCCCTATCATGGTCCTGGGCACCTACTTCGTGATAGCTCAGCGACTGACGTTCGAAGCGTTCTACGCCTCTCTTCCGGTTGCGATCTTCATCATGCTCGTGCTCTACGTGAACCAGGTGCCGGACAAGCCTGCCGACGCTAAGACCGGCAAGCGGACGATCGTTGTGAGGCTGCCGAAGGAGGCGATCATCAAGGGCTATGCAGCCTCGGTGGTCGTGGCGTTCGCGTTGATCGCGATAGGAGCCCTCACCGGCATCATGCCGATATGGACGCTCCTCGCCCTCGGAACGATCCCGCTCGCGCTGAAGGTCCACAAGGCACTCACGTCACACTACGAGAGCCCGTACGAGCTGATGGACGGGATGGCCAAGAACATCATGCTGCACCTGTTCGCCGGCCTTGCGCTCAGCATGGGGTACCTGATCGCGATCTTCGTGTAG
- a CDS encoding pyridoxamine 5'-phosphate oxidase family protein: protein MGVLPQEVEELLNAALVAELTVVDPKGRPVTYPLIPLYDGNLIYMTSSVLFSRKLEHMKKNPRVSLTITDPVAAAVEPFRRATIQGDARIIEDDLHSGWEGRIGDLWIAKEPIIKDLIKKRFAMPLFWERSIIEVTPRRGLIWRDGRTDLPPQTFTAEVAA from the coding sequence ATGGGAGTGCTACCGCAAGAAGTAGAGGAGCTGCTCAACGCCGCGCTCGTCGCGGAGCTGACCGTGGTCGACCCCAAGGGCCGCCCGGTGACGTACCCGTTGATCCCGCTCTACGACGGCAACCTCATCTATATGACGTCGAGCGTGTTGTTCTCGAGGAAGCTGGAGCACATGAAGAAGAACCCGCGCGTCTCGCTCACGATCACCGATCCCGTGGCGGCAGCGGTCGAGCCCTTCCGTCGCGCCACGATCCAAGGCGACGCGCGGATCATCGAGGACGACCTCCACTCGGGTTGGGAAGGTCGCATCGGAGATCTTTGGATCGCGAAGGAGCCGATCATCAAGGACCTCATCAAGAAGCGGTTCGCGATGCCACTGTTCTGGGAGCGGTCGATCATCGAGGTAACCCCGCGACGTGGGTTGATCTGGCGCGATGGAAGGACCGACCTGCCCCCGCAGACGTTCACAGCAGAGGTGGCGGCGTAG
- a CDS encoding inositol monophosphatase has product MGELLEMAMMAASSAADILLDFYEAPAQGVRSKSTATDLVSDADRAAEKFLLDFFRHERPEDGILAEEGGGRSSTSGITWVIDPLDGTINFLFGIPVWCVSIAAQDAEGELVGVVYDPNREEMFAAERGEGATVNGEAVQVSQRDELSTALIGTGFSYDADARAHQAELLSRVLPRVRDVRRAGSAAIDLATLACGRFDGFYEAPMEPWDKAAGVLLVREAGGIVSDLPAPKGLSSGVVAAGPKLHDALRAAVVQ; this is encoded by the coding sequence GTGGGCGAGCTTCTCGAGATGGCGATGATGGCCGCTTCGAGTGCAGCCGACATCCTCCTCGACTTCTACGAGGCTCCCGCACAGGGCGTGAGGTCCAAGTCGACGGCTACGGACCTCGTCAGCGACGCGGACCGAGCCGCAGAGAAGTTCCTCCTCGACTTCTTCCGGCACGAGCGCCCCGAGGACGGGATCCTGGCGGAGGAGGGCGGAGGCCGTTCCTCCACCTCCGGCATCACCTGGGTCATCGACCCGCTCGACGGAACCATCAACTTCCTCTTCGGGATCCCCGTGTGGTGCGTCAGCATCGCGGCGCAGGACGCGGAGGGCGAGCTGGTCGGCGTCGTATACGACCCCAACCGAGAGGAGATGTTCGCCGCGGAACGCGGTGAGGGGGCAACGGTTAACGGCGAGGCCGTGCAGGTGTCGCAGCGCGATGAGTTGTCAACCGCGTTGATCGGCACAGGGTTCTCTTACGACGCCGACGCGCGGGCTCATCAAGCGGAGTTGTTGAGCCGTGTCCTTCCCCGCGTGAGGGATGTCCGGCGCGCGGGCTCCGCCGCGATCGACCTCGCGACCCTCGCCTGCGGGCGTTTCGACGGGTTCTACGAGGCTCCGATGGAGCCGTGGGACAAGGCTGCAGGAGTCCTCCTGGTGCGAGAGGCGGGTGGGATCGTCAGTGACCTGCCCGCGCCGAAAGGTCTGTCTTCCGGCGTTGTGGCGGCAGGCCCGAAGCTCCACGACGCGCTGCGTGCAGCGGTGGTCCAATAG
- a CDS encoding class I SAM-dependent methyltransferase: MDLVHPSVDSYLNELARRDDEAVLLEMEQLARDNGFPIIGRLCGQMLELLARSIGARRIFEMGSGYGYSAYWFSRATGPGGEIHLTDTDADNETKAIDFLTRARLHEPVRFHVQTAFDAFDEVEGEFDIVYCDIDKDGYPEAWERARTRIRVGGMFICDNMLWSRRVTGAPDAPADVRPGWTEAIMAATQAITSDPGYRSIIVPLRDGVVVALRVT; encoded by the coding sequence ATGGATCTAGTCCACCCGTCGGTAGACAGCTACCTCAACGAGCTTGCAAGGCGTGATGACGAAGCTGTGCTGCTCGAGATGGAGCAGCTCGCGCGCGACAACGGCTTCCCGATCATCGGCCGGCTCTGCGGGCAGATGCTGGAGCTGCTCGCTCGCTCGATCGGCGCGCGCCGCATCTTTGAGATGGGCTCCGGCTACGGCTACTCCGCCTACTGGTTCAGCCGAGCGACCGGGCCGGGAGGCGAGATCCACCTGACCGATACCGATGCGGACAACGAGACGAAGGCGATCGACTTCTTGACGCGGGCGCGGCTACACGAGCCCGTGCGCTTCCATGTCCAGACCGCGTTCGACGCGTTCGACGAGGTCGAGGGCGAGTTCGACATCGTCTACTGCGACATAGACAAGGATGGTTATCCAGAGGCATGGGAGCGTGCGCGGACACGTATCCGCGTCGGCGGCATGTTCATCTGCGACAACATGCTCTGGTCGCGCCGTGTGACGGGCGCCCCCGATGCCCCCGCAGACGTCCGACCGGGCTGGACCGAAGCGATCATGGCCGCGACGCAGGCGATAACGAGCGACCCCGGCTACCGCTCCATCATCGTCCCGCTGCGCGACGGGGTGGTCGTGGCGCTGCGCGTCACCTAG
- a CDS encoding ABC transporter ATP-binding protein/permease, whose product MPKEVPDTPARPGTFRRIVHIFKPYRRRVSLVGLLILITAGLGLINPLLIKSAFETLLSDGPTEEKLQRLYWIVGVMVVTPIVTGLLGLWQTYVNNLVGQNVMQDLRNSLYAHLQHMPLRFFTSTRTGEIQSRLSNDVGGVQSVLTDTASSILSNIATVVSTLVVMFILSWELTLLTLAIVPLFLVLSRKVGIVRRDVSGQTQESLADLTAHMQETLSVSGILLSKAFGRQSYEIDRFRKENHRLSQLEIKRTMVGRGFFSLVGIFFSITPAFVYLVAGYLLFRGRLEQSPEELVATVAAFTTLQSRLFFPMGQLLNVNVEIQSSLALFDRIFEYLDLERDITDHDGAIELDPKEVRGEVRFNDVWFRYDRPGKERGQDERLWTIGGVDFSARPGELVALVGPSGAGKTTLTYLLPRLYDVDRGSVEVDGIDVRDIRLESLGEVLGMVTQETYLFNATVRENLRYGDPEASDDDLVAAAKAAHIYDRIMEMPDGFDTRVGERGYKMSGGEKQRLAIARVVLKDPSILILDEATSALDTHSERLVQEALTPLMKGRTTLAIAHRLSTILAADTILYLDKGRIIERGSHSELLARGGAYAALYREQFSDGRVETRCEDGLVLASGEVIPEA is encoded by the coding sequence GTGCCGAAGGAAGTGCCGGATACGCCGGCGCGGCCGGGGACGTTCAGGCGCATCGTTCACATCTTCAAGCCATACCGGCGCAGGGTCAGCCTCGTCGGTCTCCTGATCCTGATCACCGCCGGCCTCGGTCTGATCAACCCGTTGCTGATCAAGTCCGCCTTCGAGACCTTGCTTTCGGACGGCCCCACCGAAGAAAAGCTGCAGAGGCTGTATTGGATCGTCGGCGTGATGGTCGTGACGCCGATCGTTACGGGGTTGCTCGGGTTGTGGCAGACCTACGTGAACAACTTGGTCGGCCAGAACGTCATGCAGGACCTGCGGAACTCGTTGTACGCGCACCTCCAGCACATGCCGCTGCGGTTCTTCACCTCGACGCGGACGGGCGAGATCCAGTCCCGGCTCTCGAACGACGTCGGGGGCGTGCAGAGCGTGTTGACCGACACCGCGTCCAGCATCCTCTCGAACATCGCGACCGTGGTCTCGACGCTGGTCGTGATGTTCATCTTGTCGTGGGAGCTGACGCTGTTGACGCTTGCGATCGTTCCCCTGTTCCTGGTGTTGAGCCGGAAGGTCGGCATCGTCCGACGCGACGTCTCCGGGCAGACCCAGGAGTCGCTGGCCGACCTGACCGCGCACATGCAGGAGACACTGTCGGTGTCGGGCATCCTGCTCTCGAAGGCGTTCGGACGTCAGAGCTACGAGATCGATCGCTTCCGGAAAGAGAACCACCGTCTGTCCCAGCTCGAGATCAAGCGCACGATGGTGGGCCGCGGCTTCTTCTCGCTCGTCGGCATCTTCTTTTCCATCACGCCCGCCTTCGTGTACCTCGTCGCGGGATACCTGCTCTTCCGCGGGAGGCTGGAGCAGAGCCCCGAGGAGCTGGTGGCGACCGTCGCTGCGTTCACCACCTTGCAGAGCCGGCTCTTCTTCCCGATGGGGCAGTTGTTGAACGTCAACGTCGAGATCCAGTCGTCGCTGGCGCTGTTCGATCGCATCTTCGAGTACCTCGACCTCGAGCGAGACATCACGGACCACGACGGCGCGATCGAGCTAGATCCGAAGGAGGTGCGGGGCGAGGTCCGGTTCAACGACGTCTGGTTCCGCTACGACCGCCCGGGAAAGGAGCGCGGTCAGGACGAGCGTCTGTGGACGATCGGCGGCGTCGACTTCAGCGCCCGCCCCGGGGAGCTTGTTGCATTGGTGGGGCCGTCCGGCGCAGGGAAGACGACGCTTACCTATCTCCTCCCGCGGCTCTACGACGTGGACCGCGGCAGCGTCGAGGTAGACGGCATCGACGTCCGGGATATCCGCCTGGAGTCACTCGGCGAGGTCCTCGGGATGGTCACCCAGGAGACCTATCTGTTCAACGCGACCGTGCGGGAAAACCTGCGGTACGGCGATCCGGAGGCGAGCGACGACGATCTCGTGGCGGCGGCGAAAGCCGCGCACATCTACGACCGGATCATGGAGATGCCCGACGGGTTCGACACGCGCGTCGGTGAGCGCGGCTACAAGATGTCCGGCGGCGAGAAGCAGCGACTGGCGATCGCCCGTGTCGTTCTGAAAGACCCGAGCATCCTCATCCTGGACGAGGCGACCAGCGCTCTCGATACGCACTCCGAACGCCTCGTCCAGGAGGCGCTGACCCCCCTCATGAAGGGGCGTACGACGCTGGCGATCGCGCATCGCCTGTCGACGATCCTGGCCGCGGACACGATCCTGTACCTAGACAAGGGTCGGATCATCGAACGCGGCTCGCATTCCGAGCTTCTTGCGCGCGGAGGCGCGTACGCGGCCCTCTACCGCGAGCAATTTTCCGATGGCCGTGTCGAGACGCGCTGTGAGGATGGACTGGTGCTGGCTAGTGGAGAGGTCATACCCGAGGCGTGA
- a CDS encoding 3-hydroxyacyl-CoA dehydrogenase, translating into MNVEGKVALVTGGASGLGLAATKELLRAGASGVIVDLPTSDGEVVAKELGDNARFAPADVTSEEDVRGAVQLAAETFGGLHVVVNCAGVGFPGRVLTRDGGAIDLDRFEFVVRVNLIGTFNVLRLAAAQIASQEPEDEERGVIINTASIAAFDGQIGQAAYSASKGGIVGMTLPVARDLASRLIRCVAIAPGTFDTPMLAGLPEEARVKLAEGIPHPHRLGRPEEFGLLVRQIVENPMLNGEVIRLDGALRMPPK; encoded by the coding sequence ATGAACGTCGAGGGCAAGGTCGCGCTCGTAACCGGTGGCGCATCGGGACTCGGACTCGCCGCAACCAAGGAGCTGCTACGCGCGGGAGCATCGGGGGTCATAGTCGATCTCCCGACCTCCGACGGTGAAGTCGTCGCCAAGGAGTTGGGAGACAACGCCCGGTTCGCGCCCGCGGACGTGACGTCGGAGGAAGACGTTCGCGGCGCGGTTCAGCTCGCGGCCGAGACTTTCGGCGGCCTCCACGTGGTGGTTAACTGCGCGGGCGTCGGCTTCCCGGGACGCGTGTTGACGCGGGACGGCGGCGCGATCGACCTCGACCGCTTCGAGTTCGTCGTGCGCGTGAACCTGATCGGGACCTTCAACGTCTTGAGGCTCGCGGCCGCGCAGATCGCCTCGCAGGAACCGGAGGACGAAGAGCGCGGCGTCATCATCAACACCGCCAGCATCGCGGCCTTCGACGGACAGATCGGCCAAGCCGCTTACTCGGCCTCCAAGGGCGGGATCGTCGGGATGACACTGCCGGTAGCGCGGGATCTAGCGAGCCGGCTGATCCGCTGTGTCGCCATAGCTCCCGGAACCTTCGACACCCCGATGCTCGCCGGTCTACCCGAAGAGGCTCGGGTGAAGCTCGCCGAAGGGATCCCGCATCCGCACCGGCTCGGCCGGCCCGAGGAGTTCGGCCTCCTCGTTCGCCAGATCGTCGAGAACCCGATGCTCAACGGCGAGGTGATCCGCCTCGATGGTGCGCTGAGGATGCCTCCCAAATAG
- a CDS encoding TldD/PmbA family protein — protein sequence MLDETLIRSTLAEALAEGGDLAELFVEDRSSTALRLESSQVEDVASGRDAGAGIRLIAGDRSSYAYTNLLTESGLREAARAARAGMGSGGAVSPADLRRVEPGTANPVRMAPEEVDPSEKVIALRAADEAARAAGAEVRQVVASYMDVRQRVLIASSDGRLAEDDRTRVRFAVQVIAGRDGQIMTGFEAPGHSGGFELLEERPAAELGASAAAKAIKLLDARPSPAGEFPVVLAPGSGGVLIHEACGHGLEADTLVKEASVYANRNGERFGKDIVTIVDDGSDPGAWGSFGVDDEGTPSQRTVLFDQGVLVGHMSDRRSAQKIGHPPTGNGRRQSYAHLPIVRMTNTYLLPGPDTAEDIIGSIERGVYAATFAGGEVNPATGNFVFGMSEAYMIEQGEISYPIRGANLIGNGPQVLGVIEAIAADFDRKEGVCGKDGQHAPVTNGMSTVLLGRMTVGGTEAG from the coding sequence ATGCTTGACGAAACCCTGATCCGGTCGACGCTCGCCGAGGCGCTGGCGGAGGGTGGGGACCTGGCGGAGCTGTTCGTCGAGGACCGCTCCTCCACGGCTTTGCGCCTGGAGAGCTCCCAGGTCGAAGACGTCGCTTCGGGCCGCGACGCCGGCGCTGGGATCCGGCTGATCGCCGGTGACCGCTCCTCGTATGCGTACACGAACTTGCTTACGGAGTCGGGGCTCCGGGAGGCCGCGCGCGCTGCTCGCGCTGGGATGGGCTCGGGCGGAGCGGTGTCGCCGGCCGACCTCCGCCGGGTGGAGCCGGGCACGGCCAACCCCGTACGGATGGCTCCGGAGGAGGTGGACCCGTCTGAGAAGGTGATCGCGCTGCGCGCTGCGGACGAGGCCGCTCGCGCCGCGGGGGCCGAGGTGCGCCAGGTCGTCGCCTCCTACATGGACGTTCGCCAGCGGGTCCTGATCGCCAGCTCGGACGGCCGTCTCGCCGAAGACGACCGGACGCGCGTGCGGTTCGCGGTGCAGGTGATAGCGGGCCGCGACGGCCAGATCATGACCGGGTTCGAAGCGCCCGGCCACTCCGGCGGATTCGAGCTGCTCGAGGAGAGACCGGCGGCGGAGCTCGGCGCGAGTGCGGCCGCGAAGGCGATCAAGCTCCTCGACGCGCGGCCCTCGCCCGCAGGCGAGTTCCCGGTCGTGCTGGCCCCCGGCTCGGGCGGCGTTCTCATCCACGAGGCCTGCGGGCACGGCCTCGAGGCCGACACGCTGGTCAAGGAAGCGAGCGTCTATGCGAACCGCAACGGCGAGCGTTTCGGGAAAGACATCGTGACGATCGTCGACGACGGTTCCGACCCGGGGGCGTGGGGGTCGTTCGGAGTGGACGACGAGGGGACGCCGTCGCAGCGAACGGTGCTGTTCGATCAAGGGGTGCTGGTGGGGCACATGAGCGACCGGCGTTCTGCGCAGAAGATCGGTCACCCGCCGACGGGCAACGGGCGGCGGCAGTCATACGCGCATCTCCCGATCGTTCGGATGACGAACACGTACCTCTTGCCGGGGCCCGACACCGCGGAAGACATCATCGGTTCCATCGAGCGCGGTGTGTACGCGGCCACGTTCGCCGGAGGCGAGGTGAATCCCGCGACGGGCAACTTCGTCTTCGGGATGTCTGAGGCCTACATGATCGAACAGGGGGAGATCAGCTATCCGATACGCGGCGCGAACCTCATCGGCAACGGGCCGCAGGTGCTGGGCGTGATCGAGGCGATCGCAGCGGATTTCGATCGCAAGGAAGGTGTCTGCGGCAAGGACGGGCAGCACGCCCCAGTGACGAACGGGATGTCCACGGTCCTGCTCGGCAGGATGACCGTCGGGGGGACCGAGGCCGGATGA
- a CDS encoding TldD/PmbA family protein, with the protein MSELLEAAAAIVERGRGAEEVEAFLTHEREFEVKAYMGEAETVSAAEPRGAGVRLLVHGRAGFAYTTDLTDGGLTAVIEQARANARHATEDDAIALAAPGSELPELHGLSDAAQPAVEPRAKVEFAIELEKATRSFDPRIRTVEEAGYSDSESEIAIATSSGVAATYRRTDAWCYAVAIATEGDDTQVGFEFALERGMAALDPEHVAARSAAKALDVLGATKIPSARMPIVFDPYTAGQFLGVIGGVLTAEAVQKDRSLFAGKLGEAVGAGSLTLIDDGRAGGAPGAAPWDAEGTPTQRTPVIEAGTLTSYLYDIPSARREGRASTGNAARAGFRSAPSPAPSNMAFDPTGETREALLRRAGRGLLVQDFHGVHSGANPVSGDFSVGATGRLVENGQLGAPVKEVTIAAPMLEILSGIVAVADDRRWLPFGGSYAGATTLVAEMTVAGL; encoded by the coding sequence ATGAGCGAGTTGCTCGAGGCCGCGGCAGCCATCGTCGAAAGAGGCCGCGGGGCGGAGGAGGTCGAAGCCTTCCTCACCCACGAGCGGGAGTTTGAGGTGAAGGCGTACATGGGGGAGGCCGAGACTGTGTCGGCCGCCGAGCCCCGAGGCGCGGGCGTCAGGCTCCTAGTCCACGGTCGGGCGGGATTCGCCTACACCACCGACCTCACAGATGGCGGCCTGACTGCCGTGATCGAGCAGGCCCGGGCGAACGCGCGGCACGCCACCGAGGACGATGCCATCGCTCTCGCCGCTCCCGGGTCGGAGCTCCCGGAGCTGCATGGGCTATCCGACGCGGCCCAGCCCGCGGTCGAACCGCGCGCCAAGGTCGAGTTCGCGATCGAGCTGGAGAAGGCGACGCGCTCGTTCGACCCGCGCATCCGCACAGTCGAGGAGGCGGGCTATTCGGATTCCGAGAGCGAGATCGCGATCGCGACCTCTTCGGGGGTGGCGGCGACGTACCGGCGGACCGATGCGTGGTGCTACGCAGTCGCGATAGCCACCGAAGGAGACGACACGCAGGTGGGCTTCGAGTTCGCGCTCGAGCGAGGCATGGCCGCTCTGGATCCCGAGCACGTCGCCGCGCGCTCCGCAGCAAAGGCCCTCGACGTCCTCGGGGCGACCAAGATCCCTTCGGCCCGCATGCCTATCGTCTTCGACCCGTACACGGCGGGACAGTTCCTCGGCGTGATCGGCGGCGTCCTAACGGCGGAGGCGGTTCAGAAGGATCGCTCGTTGTTCGCGGGAAAGCTCGGCGAAGCCGTGGGTGCCGGCTCGCTCACGTTGATCGACGACGGGCGAGCCGGAGGGGCTCCGGGAGCGGCTCCGTGGGACGCGGAGGGCACGCCGACGCAGAGGACGCCGGTGATCGAGGCAGGGACGCTCACCTCTTATCTGTACGACATACCGAGCGCACGACGAGAGGGCCGCGCCTCCACCGGGAACGCAGCGCGGGCGGGATTCAGATCCGCCCCCAGCCCGGCGCCCTCCAACATGGCTTTCGATCCCACCGGAGAAACCCGTGAGGCCCTGTTGCGCCGGGCCGGGAGGGGCTTGCTCGTGCAGGACTTCCACGGCGTGCACTCCGGCGCGAACCCGGTCTCGGGCGACTTCTCCGTTGGCGCCACCGGGCGGCTCGTCGAGAACGGGCAGCTCGGTGCACCCGTGAAGGAGGTCACGATCGCGGCCCCCATGCTCGAGATCCTGAGCGGGATCGTGGCCGTGGCAGACGACCGCAGGTGGCTTCCGTTCGGCGGCTCCTACGCAGGCGCCACCACCTTGGTTGCCGAGATGACGGTCGCCGGGCTGTAG